One part of the Eulemur rufifrons isolate Redbay chromosome 16, OSU_ERuf_1, whole genome shotgun sequence genome encodes these proteins:
- the ATN1 gene encoding atrophin-1 isoform X3, translated as MKTRQNKDSMSMRSGRKKEAPGPREELRSRGRASPGGVSTSSSDGKAEKSRQTAKKARVEEASTPKVNKQGRSEEISESESEETNAPKKTKTEQELPRPQSPSDLDSLDGRSLNDDGSSDPRDIDQDNRSTSPSIYSPGSVENDSDSSSGLSQGPARPYHPPPLFPPSPPPPDSTPRQPEPGFEPHPSVTPTGYHAPMEPPTSRMFQAPPGAPPPHPQLYPGGAGGGVLSGPTMGPKGAGAASSVGATSGGKQHPPPTTPISISSSGAGGAPPTKPPNTPVGGGNLPSAPPPATFPHVTPNLPPPPALRPLNNASASPPGLGAQPLPGHLPSPHAMGQGMGGLPPGQEKGPTLAPSPHPLPPASSSAPAPPMRYPYSSSTSSSAAASSSSSSSSSASQYPASQALPSYPHSFPPPTSLSVSNQPPKYTQPSLPSQAVWSQGPPPPPPYGRLLANSNAHPGPGLFSSSAGGQSTAHPAAPTHHHHHQQQQQQPPQPQPQPQQQHHGSSGPPPPGAFPHPLESSSSHHAHPYAMSPSLGSLRPYPPGPAHLPPPHSQVSYSQAGPNGPPVSSSSNSSSSSSQGSYPCSHPSPSQGPQGAPYPFPPVPTVTTSSATLSTVIATVASSPAGYKTASPPGPPPYGKRAPSPGAYKTATPPGYKPGSPPSFRTGTPPGYRGTSPPAGPGTFKPGSPTVGPGPLPPAGPSGLSSLPPPPAAPASGPPLSATQIKQEPAEEYETPESPVPPPRSPSPPPKVVDVPSHASQSARFNKHLDRGFNSCARSDLYFVPLEGSKLAKKRADLVEKVRREAEQRAREEKEREREREREKEREREKERELERSVLAQEGRAPVECPSLGPVPHRPPFEPGSAVATVPPYLGPDTPALRTLSEYARPHVMSPGNRNHPFYVPLGAVDPGLLGYNVPALYSSDPAAREREREARERDLRDRLKPGFEVKPSELEPLHGVPGPGLDPFPRHGGLALQPGPPGLHPFPFHPSLGPLERERLALAAGPALRPDMSYAERLAAERQHAERVAALGNDPLARLQMLNVTPHHHQHSHIHSHLHLHQQDAIHAASASVHPLIDPLASGSHLTRIPYPAGTLPNPLLPHPLHENEVLRHQLFAAPYRDLPASLSAPMSAAHQLQAMHAQSAELQRLALEQQQWLHAHHPLHSVPLPAQEDYYSHLKKESDKPL; from the exons ATGAAGACACGACAGAATAAAGATTCA ATGTCAATGAGGAGTGGACGGAAGAAAGAGGCCCCTGGGCCCCGGGAAGAACTGAGATCGAGGGGCCGGGCCTCCCCTGGAGGGGTCAGCACGTCCAGCAGTGATGGCAAAGCTGAGAAGTCCAGGCAGACAGCCAAG AAGGCCCGAGTAGAGGAAGCCTCTACCCCAAAGGTCAACAAGCAGGGCCGGAGCGAGGAGATCTCAGAGAGTGAAAGTGAGGAGACCAATGCACCGAAAAAGACCAAAACTGAG CAGGAGCTCCCTCGGCCACAGTCTCCCTCGGATCTGGATAGCTTGGATGGGCGGAGCCTCAATGATGATGGCAGCAGTGACCCTAGGGATATTGACCAGGACAACCGAAGCACGTCCCCCAGCATCTACAGCCCTGGAAGTGTGGAGAATGACTCCGACTCATCTTCTGGCCTGTCCCAGGGCCCAGCTCGCCCCTACCACCCACCTccactctttcctccttcccctccaccgCCAGACAGCACCCCTCGACAGCCAGAGCCTGGCTTTGAACCCCATCCTTCTGTGACACCCACTGGATATCATGCTCCCATGGAGCCCCCCACATCCCGAATGTTCCAGGCTCCCCCTGGGGCCCCTCCCCCTCACCCACAGCTCTACCCTGGGGGGGCTGGTGGAGGAGTTTTGTCGGGACCCACGATGGGTCCCaagggggctggggctgcctcATCAGTGGGGGCCACTAGTGGGGGTAAGCAGCACCCCCCACCCACTACCCCTATTTCAATATCAAGCTCTGGGGCTGGTGGTGCTCCCCCAACAAAGCCGCCTAACACTCCAGTGGGTGGTGGGAACCTACCTTCTGCTCCACCACCAGCAACCTTCCCCCATGTGACACCAAacctgcctcccccacctgccctgaGACCCCTCAACAATGCATCAGCGTCTCCTCCTGGCCTGGGGGCCCAGCCACTACCTGGGCATCTGCCCTCTCCCCATGCCATGGGGCAGGGTATGGGTGGACTTCCACCTGGCCAAGAGAAGGGCCCAACTCTGgctccctcaccccaccctctgccccctgctTCTTCTTCTGCCCCAGCGCCCCCAATGAGGTATCCTTATTCGTCCTCTACTAGTAGCTCTGCAGCAGCCTCTTCTTCcagttcttcctcttcctctgcctcccagtaCCCAGCTTCCCAGGCATTGCCCAGTTATCCTCATTCTTTCCCTCCCCCAACAAGCCTCTCCGTCTCCAATCAGCCCCCCAAGTATACTCAGCCTTCTCTCCCATCCCAGGCTGTATGGAGCCAGGGtccccccccacctcctccctatGGCCGCCTCTTAGCCAACAGCAATGcccacccaggcccaggcctcttctcttcttctgctgGGGGTCAGTCCACTGCCCACCCAGCAGCCCCAacacatcaccatcaccaccagcaacagcagcagcagccgccacagccacagccacagccacaacAGCAACATCATGGAAGCTCTGGGCCCCCTCCACCTGGAGCATTTCCCCATCCCCTGGAGAGCAGTAGCTCGCACCACGCACATCCTTATGCCATGTCTCCCTCCCTGGGGTCTCTGAGGCCCTACCCACCAGGGCCAGcacacctgcccccacctcaCAGCCAGGTGTCATACAGCCAAGCAGGCCCCAACGGCCCCCCAGTCTCTTCCTCTTccaactcttcctcttcctcctctcaagGGTCCTACCCGTGTTCacacccctccccttcccagggcCCCCAAGGGGCGCCCTACCCCTTCCCACCGGTGCCTACTGTCACCACCTCATCAGCCACACTTTCCACTGTCATTGCCACCGTGGCTTCCTCGCCAGCAGGCTACAAAACAGCCTCTCCACCTGGGCCCCCACCATACGGAAAAAGAGCCCCATCCCCAGGGGCCTACAAGACAGCTACCCCACCAGGATACAAGCCGGGGTCGCCTCCCTCTTTCCGAACGGGGACCCCACCGGGCTACCGTGGCACCTCACCGCCTGCAGGCCCAGGGACCTTCAAGCCGGGCTCGCCCACCGTGGGACCGGGGCCCCTGCCACCTGCGGGGCCCTCGGGCCTATCTTCTCTGCCACCACCACCTGCGGCCCCTGCCTCAGGGCCGCCTCTGAGCGCCACGCAGATCAAACAGGAGCCAGCGGAGGAGTATGAGACCCCTGAGAGTCCGGTGCCCCCACCCCGcagcccctcaccccctcccaaggTGGTAGACGTGCCCAGCCACGCCAGTCAGTCTGCCAG GTTCAACAAACACCTGGACCGCGGCTTCAATTCGTGCGCGCGCAGCGACTTGTACTTCGTGCCGCTGGAGGGCTCCAAGCTGGCCAAGAAGCGGGCCGACCTGGTGGAGAAGGTGCGGCGCGAGGCCGAGCAGCGCGCGCGCGAAGAAAAGGAGCGAGAGCGAGAGCGGGAGCGCGAGAAGGAGCGGGAGCGCGAGAAGGAGCGCGAGCTCGAACGCAGCGTG TTGGCTCAGGAGGGCCGTGCTCCAGTGGAGTGCCCATCTCTGGGCCCAGTGCCCCATCGCCCTCCATTTGAACCGGGCAGTGCTGTGGCTACAGTGCCCCCCTACCTGGGTCCTGACACTCCAGCCCTGCGCACTCTCAGTGAATACGCCCGGCCTCATGTCATGTCTCCTGGCAATCGCAACCATCCATTCTACGTGCCCCTGGGGGCAGTGGACCCAGGGCTCCTGGGTTACAACGTCCCGGCCCTGTACAGCAGTGACCCAGCTGCCAGGGAGAGGGAGCGGGAAGCCCGTGAACGAGACCTCCGTGACCGCCTCAAGCCTGGCTTCGAGGTGAAGCCTAGTGAGCTGGAACCCCTACATGGGgtccctgggccaggcctggatcCTTTCCCCCGCCATGGGGGCCTggccctgcagcctggccctCCTGGCCTGCACCCTTTCCCCTTCCATCCAAGCCTGGGGCCCTTGGAGCGAGAACGTCTAGCGTTGGCAGCTGGGCCAGCCCTGAGGCCTGACATGTCCTATGCTGAGCGGCTGGCAGCTGAGAGGCAGCATGCAGAAAGGGTGGCAGCCCTTGGCAATGACCCGCTGGCCCGGCTGCAGATGCTCAATGTGACCCCCCATCACCACCAGCACTCCCATATCCACTCTCACCTGCACTTGCACCAGCAGGATGCCATCCATGCAG cctctgcctcggTGCACCCTCTCATCGACCCCCTGGCCTCAGGGTCTCACCTCACCCGGATCCCCTACCCAGCTGGGACCCTCCCTAACCCCCTTCTTCCTCACCCTCTGCACGAGAACGAAGTTCTTCGTCACCAGCTCTTTG CTGCCCCTTACCGGGACCTGccagcctccctctctgcccctatGTCAGCAGCTCATCAGCTGCAGGCTATGCACGCACAGTCTGCTGAGCTGCAGCGCTTGGCGCTGGAACAGCAGCAGTGGCTGCATGCCCATCACCCGCTGCACAGCGTGCCGCTGCCTGCCCAGGAGGACTACTACAG TCACCTGAAGAAGGAAAGCGACAAGCCACTGTAG
- the ATN1 gene encoding atrophin-1 isoform X2 has protein sequence MKTRQNKDSMSMRSGRKKEAPGPREELRSRGRASPGGVSTSSSDGKAEKSRQTAKKARVEEASTPKVNKQGRSEEISESESEETNAPKKTKTEELPRPQSPSDLDSLDGRSLNDDGSSDPRDIDQDNRSTSPSIYSPGSVENDSDSSSGLSQGPARPYHPPPLFPPSPPPPDSTPRQPEPGFEPHPSVTPTGYHAPMEPPTSRMFQAPPGAPPPHPQLYPGGAGGGVLSGPTMGPKGAGAASSVGATSGGKQHPPPTTPISISSSGAGGAPPTKPPNTPVGGGNLPSAPPPATFPHVTPNLPPPPALRPLNNASASPPGLGAQPLPGHLPSPHAMGQGMGGLPPGQEKGPTLAPSPHPLPPASSSAPAPPMRYPYSSSTSSSAAASSSSSSSSSASQYPASQALPSYPHSFPPPTSLSVSNQPPKYTQPSLPSQAVWSQGPPPPPPYGRLLANSNAHPGPGLFSSSAGGQSTAHPAAPTHHHHHQQQQQQPPQPQPQPQQQHHGSSGPPPPGAFPHPLESSSSHHAHPYAMSPSLGSLRPYPPGPAHLPPPHSQVSYSQAGPNGPPVSSSSNSSSSSSQGSYPCSHPSPSQGPQGAPYPFPPVPTVTTSSATLSTVIATVASSPAGYKTASPPGPPPYGKRAPSPGAYKTATPPGYKPGSPPSFRTGTPPGYRGTSPPAGPGTFKPGSPTVGPGPLPPAGPSGLSSLPPPPAAPASGPPLSATQIKQEPAEEYETPESPVPPPRSPSPPPKVVDVPSHASQSARFNKHLDRGFNSCARSDLYFVPLEGSKLAKKRADLVEKVRREAEQRAREEKEREREREREKEREREKERELERSVKLAQEGRAPVECPSLGPVPHRPPFEPGSAVATVPPYLGPDTPALRTLSEYARPHVMSPGNRNHPFYVPLGAVDPGLLGYNVPALYSSDPAAREREREARERDLRDRLKPGFEVKPSELEPLHGVPGPGLDPFPRHGGLALQPGPPGLHPFPFHPSLGPLERERLALAAGPALRPDMSYAERLAAERQHAERVAALGNDPLARLQMLNVTPHHHQHSHIHSHLHLHQQDAIHAASASVHPLIDPLASGSHLTRIPYPAGTLPNPLLPHPLHENEVLRHQLFAAPYRDLPASLSAPMSAAHQLQAMHAQSAELQRLALEQQQWLHAHHPLHSVPLPAQEDYYSHLKKESDKPL, from the exons ATGAAGACACGACAGAATAAAGATTCA ATGTCAATGAGGAGTGGACGGAAGAAAGAGGCCCCTGGGCCCCGGGAAGAACTGAGATCGAGGGGCCGGGCCTCCCCTGGAGGGGTCAGCACGTCCAGCAGTGATGGCAAAGCTGAGAAGTCCAGGCAGACAGCCAAG AAGGCCCGAGTAGAGGAAGCCTCTACCCCAAAGGTCAACAAGCAGGGCCGGAGCGAGGAGATCTCAGAGAGTGAAAGTGAGGAGACCAATGCACCGAAAAAGACCAAAACTGAG GAGCTCCCTCGGCCACAGTCTCCCTCGGATCTGGATAGCTTGGATGGGCGGAGCCTCAATGATGATGGCAGCAGTGACCCTAGGGATATTGACCAGGACAACCGAAGCACGTCCCCCAGCATCTACAGCCCTGGAAGTGTGGAGAATGACTCCGACTCATCTTCTGGCCTGTCCCAGGGCCCAGCTCGCCCCTACCACCCACCTccactctttcctccttcccctccaccgCCAGACAGCACCCCTCGACAGCCAGAGCCTGGCTTTGAACCCCATCCTTCTGTGACACCCACTGGATATCATGCTCCCATGGAGCCCCCCACATCCCGAATGTTCCAGGCTCCCCCTGGGGCCCCTCCCCCTCACCCACAGCTCTACCCTGGGGGGGCTGGTGGAGGAGTTTTGTCGGGACCCACGATGGGTCCCaagggggctggggctgcctcATCAGTGGGGGCCACTAGTGGGGGTAAGCAGCACCCCCCACCCACTACCCCTATTTCAATATCAAGCTCTGGGGCTGGTGGTGCTCCCCCAACAAAGCCGCCTAACACTCCAGTGGGTGGTGGGAACCTACCTTCTGCTCCACCACCAGCAACCTTCCCCCATGTGACACCAAacctgcctcccccacctgccctgaGACCCCTCAACAATGCATCAGCGTCTCCTCCTGGCCTGGGGGCCCAGCCACTACCTGGGCATCTGCCCTCTCCCCATGCCATGGGGCAGGGTATGGGTGGACTTCCACCTGGCCAAGAGAAGGGCCCAACTCTGgctccctcaccccaccctctgccccctgctTCTTCTTCTGCCCCAGCGCCCCCAATGAGGTATCCTTATTCGTCCTCTACTAGTAGCTCTGCAGCAGCCTCTTCTTCcagttcttcctcttcctctgcctcccagtaCCCAGCTTCCCAGGCATTGCCCAGTTATCCTCATTCTTTCCCTCCCCCAACAAGCCTCTCCGTCTCCAATCAGCCCCCCAAGTATACTCAGCCTTCTCTCCCATCCCAGGCTGTATGGAGCCAGGGtccccccccacctcctccctatGGCCGCCTCTTAGCCAACAGCAATGcccacccaggcccaggcctcttctcttcttctgctgGGGGTCAGTCCACTGCCCACCCAGCAGCCCCAacacatcaccatcaccaccagcaacagcagcagcagccgccacagccacagccacagccacaacAGCAACATCATGGAAGCTCTGGGCCCCCTCCACCTGGAGCATTTCCCCATCCCCTGGAGAGCAGTAGCTCGCACCACGCACATCCTTATGCCATGTCTCCCTCCCTGGGGTCTCTGAGGCCCTACCCACCAGGGCCAGcacacctgcccccacctcaCAGCCAGGTGTCATACAGCCAAGCAGGCCCCAACGGCCCCCCAGTCTCTTCCTCTTccaactcttcctcttcctcctctcaagGGTCCTACCCGTGTTCacacccctccccttcccagggcCCCCAAGGGGCGCCCTACCCCTTCCCACCGGTGCCTACTGTCACCACCTCATCAGCCACACTTTCCACTGTCATTGCCACCGTGGCTTCCTCGCCAGCAGGCTACAAAACAGCCTCTCCACCTGGGCCCCCACCATACGGAAAAAGAGCCCCATCCCCAGGGGCCTACAAGACAGCTACCCCACCAGGATACAAGCCGGGGTCGCCTCCCTCTTTCCGAACGGGGACCCCACCGGGCTACCGTGGCACCTCACCGCCTGCAGGCCCAGGGACCTTCAAGCCGGGCTCGCCCACCGTGGGACCGGGGCCCCTGCCACCTGCGGGGCCCTCGGGCCTATCTTCTCTGCCACCACCACCTGCGGCCCCTGCCTCAGGGCCGCCTCTGAGCGCCACGCAGATCAAACAGGAGCCAGCGGAGGAGTATGAGACCCCTGAGAGTCCGGTGCCCCCACCCCGcagcccctcaccccctcccaaggTGGTAGACGTGCCCAGCCACGCCAGTCAGTCTGCCAG GTTCAACAAACACCTGGACCGCGGCTTCAATTCGTGCGCGCGCAGCGACTTGTACTTCGTGCCGCTGGAGGGCTCCAAGCTGGCCAAGAAGCGGGCCGACCTGGTGGAGAAGGTGCGGCGCGAGGCCGAGCAGCGCGCGCGCGAAGAAAAGGAGCGAGAGCGAGAGCGGGAGCGCGAGAAGGAGCGGGAGCGCGAGAAGGAGCGCGAGCTCGAACGCAGCGTG AAGTTGGCTCAGGAGGGCCGTGCTCCAGTGGAGTGCCCATCTCTGGGCCCAGTGCCCCATCGCCCTCCATTTGAACCGGGCAGTGCTGTGGCTACAGTGCCCCCCTACCTGGGTCCTGACACTCCAGCCCTGCGCACTCTCAGTGAATACGCCCGGCCTCATGTCATGTCTCCTGGCAATCGCAACCATCCATTCTACGTGCCCCTGGGGGCAGTGGACCCAGGGCTCCTGGGTTACAACGTCCCGGCCCTGTACAGCAGTGACCCAGCTGCCAGGGAGAGGGAGCGGGAAGCCCGTGAACGAGACCTCCGTGACCGCCTCAAGCCTGGCTTCGAGGTGAAGCCTAGTGAGCTGGAACCCCTACATGGGgtccctgggccaggcctggatcCTTTCCCCCGCCATGGGGGCCTggccctgcagcctggccctCCTGGCCTGCACCCTTTCCCCTTCCATCCAAGCCTGGGGCCCTTGGAGCGAGAACGTCTAGCGTTGGCAGCTGGGCCAGCCCTGAGGCCTGACATGTCCTATGCTGAGCGGCTGGCAGCTGAGAGGCAGCATGCAGAAAGGGTGGCAGCCCTTGGCAATGACCCGCTGGCCCGGCTGCAGATGCTCAATGTGACCCCCCATCACCACCAGCACTCCCATATCCACTCTCACCTGCACTTGCACCAGCAGGATGCCATCCATGCAG cctctgcctcggTGCACCCTCTCATCGACCCCCTGGCCTCAGGGTCTCACCTCACCCGGATCCCCTACCCAGCTGGGACCCTCCCTAACCCCCTTCTTCCTCACCCTCTGCACGAGAACGAAGTTCTTCGTCACCAGCTCTTTG CTGCCCCTTACCGGGACCTGccagcctccctctctgcccctatGTCAGCAGCTCATCAGCTGCAGGCTATGCACGCACAGTCTGCTGAGCTGCAGCGCTTGGCGCTGGAACAGCAGCAGTGGCTGCATGCCCATCACCCGCTGCACAGCGTGCCGCTGCCTGCCCAGGAGGACTACTACAG TCACCTGAAGAAGGAAAGCGACAAGCCACTGTAG
- the ATN1 gene encoding atrophin-1 isoform X1 → MKTRQNKDSMSMRSGRKKEAPGPREELRSRGRASPGGVSTSSSDGKAEKSRQTAKKARVEEASTPKVNKQGRSEEISESESEETNAPKKTKTEQELPRPQSPSDLDSLDGRSLNDDGSSDPRDIDQDNRSTSPSIYSPGSVENDSDSSSGLSQGPARPYHPPPLFPPSPPPPDSTPRQPEPGFEPHPSVTPTGYHAPMEPPTSRMFQAPPGAPPPHPQLYPGGAGGGVLSGPTMGPKGAGAASSVGATSGGKQHPPPTTPISISSSGAGGAPPTKPPNTPVGGGNLPSAPPPATFPHVTPNLPPPPALRPLNNASASPPGLGAQPLPGHLPSPHAMGQGMGGLPPGQEKGPTLAPSPHPLPPASSSAPAPPMRYPYSSSTSSSAAASSSSSSSSSASQYPASQALPSYPHSFPPPTSLSVSNQPPKYTQPSLPSQAVWSQGPPPPPPYGRLLANSNAHPGPGLFSSSAGGQSTAHPAAPTHHHHHQQQQQQPPQPQPQPQQQHHGSSGPPPPGAFPHPLESSSSHHAHPYAMSPSLGSLRPYPPGPAHLPPPHSQVSYSQAGPNGPPVSSSSNSSSSSSQGSYPCSHPSPSQGPQGAPYPFPPVPTVTTSSATLSTVIATVASSPAGYKTASPPGPPPYGKRAPSPGAYKTATPPGYKPGSPPSFRTGTPPGYRGTSPPAGPGTFKPGSPTVGPGPLPPAGPSGLSSLPPPPAAPASGPPLSATQIKQEPAEEYETPESPVPPPRSPSPPPKVVDVPSHASQSARFNKHLDRGFNSCARSDLYFVPLEGSKLAKKRADLVEKVRREAEQRAREEKEREREREREKEREREKERELERSVKLAQEGRAPVECPSLGPVPHRPPFEPGSAVATVPPYLGPDTPALRTLSEYARPHVMSPGNRNHPFYVPLGAVDPGLLGYNVPALYSSDPAAREREREARERDLRDRLKPGFEVKPSELEPLHGVPGPGLDPFPRHGGLALQPGPPGLHPFPFHPSLGPLERERLALAAGPALRPDMSYAERLAAERQHAERVAALGNDPLARLQMLNVTPHHHQHSHIHSHLHLHQQDAIHAASASVHPLIDPLASGSHLTRIPYPAGTLPNPLLPHPLHENEVLRHQLFAAPYRDLPASLSAPMSAAHQLQAMHAQSAELQRLALEQQQWLHAHHPLHSVPLPAQEDYYSHLKKESDKPL, encoded by the exons ATGAAGACACGACAGAATAAAGATTCA ATGTCAATGAGGAGTGGACGGAAGAAAGAGGCCCCTGGGCCCCGGGAAGAACTGAGATCGAGGGGCCGGGCCTCCCCTGGAGGGGTCAGCACGTCCAGCAGTGATGGCAAAGCTGAGAAGTCCAGGCAGACAGCCAAG AAGGCCCGAGTAGAGGAAGCCTCTACCCCAAAGGTCAACAAGCAGGGCCGGAGCGAGGAGATCTCAGAGAGTGAAAGTGAGGAGACCAATGCACCGAAAAAGACCAAAACTGAG CAGGAGCTCCCTCGGCCACAGTCTCCCTCGGATCTGGATAGCTTGGATGGGCGGAGCCTCAATGATGATGGCAGCAGTGACCCTAGGGATATTGACCAGGACAACCGAAGCACGTCCCCCAGCATCTACAGCCCTGGAAGTGTGGAGAATGACTCCGACTCATCTTCTGGCCTGTCCCAGGGCCCAGCTCGCCCCTACCACCCACCTccactctttcctccttcccctccaccgCCAGACAGCACCCCTCGACAGCCAGAGCCTGGCTTTGAACCCCATCCTTCTGTGACACCCACTGGATATCATGCTCCCATGGAGCCCCCCACATCCCGAATGTTCCAGGCTCCCCCTGGGGCCCCTCCCCCTCACCCACAGCTCTACCCTGGGGGGGCTGGTGGAGGAGTTTTGTCGGGACCCACGATGGGTCCCaagggggctggggctgcctcATCAGTGGGGGCCACTAGTGGGGGTAAGCAGCACCCCCCACCCACTACCCCTATTTCAATATCAAGCTCTGGGGCTGGTGGTGCTCCCCCAACAAAGCCGCCTAACACTCCAGTGGGTGGTGGGAACCTACCTTCTGCTCCACCACCAGCAACCTTCCCCCATGTGACACCAAacctgcctcccccacctgccctgaGACCCCTCAACAATGCATCAGCGTCTCCTCCTGGCCTGGGGGCCCAGCCACTACCTGGGCATCTGCCCTCTCCCCATGCCATGGGGCAGGGTATGGGTGGACTTCCACCTGGCCAAGAGAAGGGCCCAACTCTGgctccctcaccccaccctctgccccctgctTCTTCTTCTGCCCCAGCGCCCCCAATGAGGTATCCTTATTCGTCCTCTACTAGTAGCTCTGCAGCAGCCTCTTCTTCcagttcttcctcttcctctgcctcccagtaCCCAGCTTCCCAGGCATTGCCCAGTTATCCTCATTCTTTCCCTCCCCCAACAAGCCTCTCCGTCTCCAATCAGCCCCCCAAGTATACTCAGCCTTCTCTCCCATCCCAGGCTGTATGGAGCCAGGGtccccccccacctcctccctatGGCCGCCTCTTAGCCAACAGCAATGcccacccaggcccaggcctcttctcttcttctgctgGGGGTCAGTCCACTGCCCACCCAGCAGCCCCAacacatcaccatcaccaccagcaacagcagcagcagccgccacagccacagccacagccacaacAGCAACATCATGGAAGCTCTGGGCCCCCTCCACCTGGAGCATTTCCCCATCCCCTGGAGAGCAGTAGCTCGCACCACGCACATCCTTATGCCATGTCTCCCTCCCTGGGGTCTCTGAGGCCCTACCCACCAGGGCCAGcacacctgcccccacctcaCAGCCAGGTGTCATACAGCCAAGCAGGCCCCAACGGCCCCCCAGTCTCTTCCTCTTccaactcttcctcttcctcctctcaagGGTCCTACCCGTGTTCacacccctccccttcccagggcCCCCAAGGGGCGCCCTACCCCTTCCCACCGGTGCCTACTGTCACCACCTCATCAGCCACACTTTCCACTGTCATTGCCACCGTGGCTTCCTCGCCAGCAGGCTACAAAACAGCCTCTCCACCTGGGCCCCCACCATACGGAAAAAGAGCCCCATCCCCAGGGGCCTACAAGACAGCTACCCCACCAGGATACAAGCCGGGGTCGCCTCCCTCTTTCCGAACGGGGACCCCACCGGGCTACCGTGGCACCTCACCGCCTGCAGGCCCAGGGACCTTCAAGCCGGGCTCGCCCACCGTGGGACCGGGGCCCCTGCCACCTGCGGGGCCCTCGGGCCTATCTTCTCTGCCACCACCACCTGCGGCCCCTGCCTCAGGGCCGCCTCTGAGCGCCACGCAGATCAAACAGGAGCCAGCGGAGGAGTATGAGACCCCTGAGAGTCCGGTGCCCCCACCCCGcagcccctcaccccctcccaaggTGGTAGACGTGCCCAGCCACGCCAGTCAGTCTGCCAG GTTCAACAAACACCTGGACCGCGGCTTCAATTCGTGCGCGCGCAGCGACTTGTACTTCGTGCCGCTGGAGGGCTCCAAGCTGGCCAAGAAGCGGGCCGACCTGGTGGAGAAGGTGCGGCGCGAGGCCGAGCAGCGCGCGCGCGAAGAAAAGGAGCGAGAGCGAGAGCGGGAGCGCGAGAAGGAGCGGGAGCGCGAGAAGGAGCGCGAGCTCGAACGCAGCGTG AAGTTGGCTCAGGAGGGCCGTGCTCCAGTGGAGTGCCCATCTCTGGGCCCAGTGCCCCATCGCCCTCCATTTGAACCGGGCAGTGCTGTGGCTACAGTGCCCCCCTACCTGGGTCCTGACACTCCAGCCCTGCGCACTCTCAGTGAATACGCCCGGCCTCATGTCATGTCTCCTGGCAATCGCAACCATCCATTCTACGTGCCCCTGGGGGCAGTGGACCCAGGGCTCCTGGGTTACAACGTCCCGGCCCTGTACAGCAGTGACCCAGCTGCCAGGGAGAGGGAGCGGGAAGCCCGTGAACGAGACCTCCGTGACCGCCTCAAGCCTGGCTTCGAGGTGAAGCCTAGTGAGCTGGAACCCCTACATGGGgtccctgggccaggcctggatcCTTTCCCCCGCCATGGGGGCCTggccctgcagcctggccctCCTGGCCTGCACCCTTTCCCCTTCCATCCAAGCCTGGGGCCCTTGGAGCGAGAACGTCTAGCGTTGGCAGCTGGGCCAGCCCTGAGGCCTGACATGTCCTATGCTGAGCGGCTGGCAGCTGAGAGGCAGCATGCAGAAAGGGTGGCAGCCCTTGGCAATGACCCGCTGGCCCGGCTGCAGATGCTCAATGTGACCCCCCATCACCACCAGCACTCCCATATCCACTCTCACCTGCACTTGCACCAGCAGGATGCCATCCATGCAG cctctgcctcggTGCACCCTCTCATCGACCCCCTGGCCTCAGGGTCTCACCTCACCCGGATCCCCTACCCAGCTGGGACCCTCCCTAACCCCCTTCTTCCTCACCCTCTGCACGAGAACGAAGTTCTTCGTCACCAGCTCTTTG CTGCCCCTTACCGGGACCTGccagcctccctctctgcccctatGTCAGCAGCTCATCAGCTGCAGGCTATGCACGCACAGTCTGCTGAGCTGCAGCGCTTGGCGCTGGAACAGCAGCAGTGGCTGCATGCCCATCACCCGCTGCACAGCGTGCCGCTGCCTGCCCAGGAGGACTACTACAG TCACCTGAAGAAGGAAAGCGACAAGCCACTGTAG